Genomic DNA from Rhodoferax mekongensis:
GCCCAAAGTGGAAGTGTCACGCCTGCTGAACACCCGCGGTTATCTGGACCTGCCCGAAGGCTATGTGGTTCACAAGGTGGTCGTGCAAGTCGTGGAAGGCAGCAGCCCACGCGTGGCCCAAAGCGCCCCGATGTCGCAGACTTGAGTCAGAACGTTTGCTATATTTTTGCTAGCTGCTCGCGCATATTACGCGGGCGCTAGAACAGGTTTTTCTGCTCAACCCCGTGCTGCAGGAATGTCAGTCGCACCACGGTGGGCATGCCATCAAAGCGGGTGACTTGCAGCAATGCACCATTGCGCCGTGCTGCCAGTTGGCCGATCGCGAGACCCAGACCCATGCCCTGCTGCTCATGCACTTCACGGTCCGCCTGTGAGAGTGCGCCGATCTGCGCCATGAACTTCTCGGGCATGGCCACACCAAGGTTGGCGATTTCCAATTGGTAAGCCTCGTGGCCCAAGGGCTTGCCCGTGATGCCGACCGGCCGGCCCGGCTTGGAAAAACGCAGGGCATTCACCAGCAGCTCGGTCAGGATTTTGTGGAAGTCCGGCGCCCAGCATTGCACATGCCCGGGCTCCAGGCGGGTTTGCACCGCATGCCCCGCAAATACGCCAGACGCCGTTTCCGCCGGCACCTTCAGTACGGCTTGCACTTCGCTCGCAAAGGCCTGACTGGCCAACACTTCCTGCACCGCATAGGCGATATCAAGCCGGTGTGAGGGGCTGCCGGCATCGGCATGGCTCTGGGCGGCGCTGAGTTCGGCCCAGTCCATCATGCGGCTGATGATGCGCGCCAGTGCCTTGGCGCTTCTGTGCACGTCTTCCAGCATGCCCTGCACGCGCTCGGGCGAGTAGCGGTCACGCCGGGTCAACAACAGTTCGGTAGAGCCCAAAATACTGACCATGGGCGTGCGCAGTTCATGGGGAATGGTCGCCAGTACCGCAGAGCGCAGCTGCTCCTGGGCCCGGTCTGCATCTGCCTTATAGCGGTTCGCTTTCTCTAGCAAGGAAGCAACTGCGGAGAGCAACTCTGCCTGCGTCCAAGGCTTGGTGAGGTAGTCGTCTGCGCCCGCAGCCATGGCGCGGCGCACACTGACGCGGTCGTTGTCGGAGGTGAGCATCAGTACCGGCGTGGTCCCTAGCGATTCGCTGCTCCGGGCTTCCCGTACCAGATCCCAACCGTCCAGCACCGGCATGTGGATGTCACACAAAATCACGTCCGGCTGTTCACGCAAAGCCGTATCCAGGCCCTCGCGGCCGTCGCCCGCCTCCAGCACGATAAATCCCTCGCGACGCAGCACACTGGCGGTCAGCTGGCGTACAGAGACGCTGTCATCCACCACCAGAATCGTGGGCACACGCGCACCCGCCAAAACCGCGCTCACAACGACCCCGCTTTCAGGAAGAAACAATCAGGCCCATGCGGGCGCAGATGGCGTGGGTGGTGTTCCAGCACTCCCGCAGACTTTCTGCGTGCTGCTTGCATTCGTCGGCGCTGAATCCGTGGCCCTGCTTCTCGATGGTGAGCGCCAAGCGCGACAGAGCAGCCAGGCCCAAACTGGCGGTCACGCCTTTGAAAGAGTGACCCAGCTCAAGCAAATCTCCCGTGTTGTTTTGCTCCAGGGCCGCCAGCAGGTCCGAGTAGCAATGGGCGTCCGTGCGCATGGCGCCGTCCAGCAGCGACTGGTAGCCCTGCAAGGTCACCCCGACACACAGCTCTCCGATCATGGCCATATTCAAATGCTCGGCCACGTCCCCGGGTCGGAAGCGCCGGCGCGGCTGACGCGGTGCGGGTGCTGGCGCGGGCACAGCTTCCTCAGCCACAGGTGCAGAGGCGGTAGACGATGCCTCCGCTTGCATGGGTGTGGCGATGTCCGCAGCCTGAGGTGCTGCTGCTGGCGCTGCTGCAGCCGCGGGCTGTACTTTGGCTGCCGCTTTTGCTGCCGGCATGGCCAACGAGGCGCCTCGCAACCCGAAGCGCCGCACCAGCAGTTTTTCCAGCTCATGCACATTGACCGGTTTGGATAAAAAGCCGTCCATGCCAGCAGCCGTTACGCGGTCCTTGGACTCTTCAAACACGTCCGCTGTCAGGGCAATGATGGGCAGCTCGCAGAAGGGTGCTGGCAATTGCCGGATGGCCTCGGTGGCCTGCAGGCCATCCACCTCCGGCATATGCAAATCCATAAGCACCAGATCGGGCATTTCTCTCTGGATTTCTTGCAGGGCGATGCCGCCATGTTCTGCAAAACGGACGGAATGCCCCATGTTGCCCAACAGGGCCGACATGTACTTGCGGTTGATGGCATTGTCTTCGGCGACCACCAGATTCAAACCTGGAGTACCCGGCTCCCGTCGCGCGGTCACAGCGTCGGTGGTTTGCTCGCTGGGCGGGTTACTTAGCGGCAGGCACAAGATGGCAGTAAACACGCTGCCC
This window encodes:
- a CDS encoding hybrid sensor histidine kinase/response regulator, with the translated sequence MSAVLAGARVPTILVVDDSVSVRQLTASVLRREGFIVLEAGDGREGLDTALREQPDVILCDIHMPVLDGWDLVREARSSESLGTTPVLMLTSDNDRVSVRRAMAAGADDYLTKPWTQAELLSAVASLLEKANRYKADADRAQEQLRSAVLATIPHELRTPMVSILGSTELLLTRRDRYSPERVQGMLEDVHRSAKALARIISRMMDWAELSAAQSHADAGSPSHRLDIAYAVQEVLASQAFASEVQAVLKVPAETASGVFAGHAVQTRLEPGHVQCWAPDFHKILTELLVNALRFSKPGRPVGITGKPLGHEAYQLEIANLGVAMPEKFMAQIGALSQADREVHEQQGMGLGLAIGQLAARRNGALLQVTRFDGMPTVVRLTFLQHGVEQKNLF